A window from Paramormyrops kingsleyae isolate MSU_618 unplaced genomic scaffold, PKINGS_0.4 ups236, whole genome shotgun sequence encodes these proteins:
- the LOC140587438 gene encoding uncharacterized protein has protein sequence MFRLFGLLIFINTALAVDVVQPSLLMRVQLGDSVTLTCFRPEDVSFAVWFKQAVGQKPQLMAKALRYSPAEFYKEYKNIERYSLQNAKGSFNLTISKAEPSDSAVYYCVAVSYNEIAFGNGTFVIITGKDSNSRTVVQQPVSDTVQPGDSVSLQCTIETGDCAGEHSVYWFRHGSGESLPGVIYSHGNRSDECEKSPEAGSPTRSCVYSLPKKNLSLSDAGTYYCAVAMCGEMLFGNGTQLDMDGYQKLLDPLHFGLLIVLSCSIILNVALICIRCKMTCTHCADQKNSDVSKVEWSRKQSHDEDTLNYAALNLKNPKPRRQKKDGNNDTLYSDLRYRDYE, from the exons ATGTTCAGACTCTTTGGTCTTCTCATTTTCATTA acactgcactggctgtggatgttgttcagCCCAGTCTCCTGATGAGGGTTCAGCTTGGAGACAGTGTGACCCTGACATGCTTCCGTCCAGAAGATGTTTCTTTTGCTGTTTGGTTTAAGCAAGCTGTTGGTCAGAAGCCCCAGCTCATGGCGAAAGCACTTCGCTACTCACCTGCTGAATTTTACAAGGAATATAAAAACATAGAACGTTACTCCTTACAGAATGCGAAGGGGAGTTTTAACCTCACTATTTCCAAAGCGGAGCCATCAGATTCTGCAGTGTATTACTGTGTTGCTGTATCCTATAATGAAATCGCATTTGGAAATGGAACCTTTGTCATAATCACAG GTAAAGACTCCAACAGCAGGACTGTGGTACAGCAGCCTGTGTCTGACACAGTGCAGCCAGGAGACTCTGTGAGCCTGCAGTGTACAATAGAGACTGGGGACTGTGCAGGAGAACACAGTGTTTACTGGTTCAGACATGGATCAGGAGAATCCCTTCCAGGAGTCATTTACAGCCATGGAAACAGGAGTGATGAGTGTGAGAAGAGCCCTGAGGCTGGATCTCCTACACGGAGCTGTGTCTACAGCCTCCCCAAGAAGAACCTCAGCCTCTCTGATGCTGGGACTTACTACTGCGCTGTGGCCATGTGTGGGGAGATGCTGTTTGGGAACGGCACACAGCTGGATATGGATG GCTATCAGAAGCTGCTGGATCCTCTTCACTTTGGCTTGCTGATAGTTTTATCTTGCAGCATTATTCTGAACGTTGCCCTCATTTGTATAAGATGTAAAATGACCTGTACACACTGCGCAG ATCAGAAGAACAGTGATGTATCAAAAGTGGAATGGTCACGCAAGCAG AGCCATGACGAGGACACACTGAATTACGCTGCCCTGAACCTTAAGAACCCAAAACCCAGGAGACAGAAGAAAGATGGGAATAATGACACTCTGTATTCTGACCTCCGCTACAGAGATTATGAATAA